tgaatttatcttctttccaatcatgttgtgccacatcatgttgcaaaagctttttttcgtaaaatttgtttataaactTAACATTCCTCTTTTCCAAAATTCACCGGACGATAAAAAAGTGGGAAATTGCTGCACTTCGTGGACCAACTTTTTGGGTCTGGTTCAGATTTCTATGGCCCAACAAGGGTCTACAGCCCACATTAAAGATAACATTGTCTACCTTCTCATCTAAAGCATATTCTGGGGCGTGACCTTCGGGCCCATATAATAAAGCCAGGCCCAAGTTCGCTGAGCCGTCTTAAAACCTTAtcccatatctctctctctgtgactCACTCTCTCGCTCTCAGTCATGGCCTCTCTGGTACTCGGAGCTCCTCCTATGTCTTCCCAGTCGCTAACTTTCTCTTCTCGCATTTCTTTCTCTAAATCCGAATCCCTCGGCACATCGCTCTCCTCTTCTTCGccttcctctctctcaatttccGCAGCTCCTTCTACAGTCCCTTCAGGTACTCGATTACCAATCTCTttttgtgtgtgcgtgtgtcTTGCCCTAATTTTCTCATTCTGCTTGTTCAGTGTACTGCGGCAGAGGTGATAGGAAAACGGCCAGAGGAAAACGCTTCAATCACTCCTTTGGCAATGTGAGcttcttcaatttaatcatCGCTTATTCGTATTATCCTACTGTGAAATTTgtgctttttttaatattttccgtTGAAATGCAATTAGGCGAGGCCAAGGAACAAGAACAAAGGGCGAGGACCACCAAAGGCACCGGTTGCTCCGGCTCCACCAAAGAAGGATCGTTTCGAGGACGATCAGATTATCAAGATTGACATCGATGAGTCTTTCTAGAGTTTTAACAGCTAATTATCGCACCTGATTTTCAATTCCTTCCTACTTGTATGTGATTTCTGGTATGTAACCGGCTGTGTTTGATGAGATTTGGAAACAATAAGACCTCTGAATCTATTACAATGATGCTGTTCTAAATACTTTCATTTGAAGCCAGTGGTTATGTCTACATATAAAATGCTCCAATATATATGCTCTACTTTTATTGGTTAATTACAATGCAGGAAGTTCTTGATCCAATACAAATATGCAATGTTTTTAGTGTTGCGACAATTCACATAAATCTAAAATTTAGGACTGAATTTGTAACACGTTAGAATTTTCTATATTGAGTTGGTAAATTATAAAGGCGCTCGTGAGTGTtaaatttcatattaattttttactagATAAGATTGacttttgttaatgattttagAAATCTCCGATTATAacttaattagttattttagagtaatACCACAAATGTAACTATGGTTTTTCCTAAGTTACAGTACGGGTATTGTAGAAGCCAATAGTCAGTGATGTTTATAgcaaaaaatcttaaaattttcacctttctTGTCGACCAACAAACTGCAATTAGGCAAGATCGAAAACCCATATGTGGCATGCCTTATTGCCTTAAATAAActagtaacaaaagaaaaatagaagaagcaaaactGAAATTTCAATGACCAACCAACTCTTAACCTTGATAGATTGGTCGTTTCTGCTAATCAAAGTGAAAGAATTGGCACTTCGGCTATATCTCCTGTTATTCTTgtaccttatttatttatttatttatagatgAGATATGGAACAAGCAAGAGAACAAAACAATACTAAACAAAACAGCAAATGTATGGCCTGTCAAAAGGGGAGGCCACAAAAAGCTACTAAGTAGGGGTGTAAATGGTTCCGATTAATAGTTATTagctaaaaccactaaccagAATAGGGTAGCCGGttggtcaattttaaaaacCGGAACCGGTAATAAggatttttaaataattgggtATTTTAGGTATTGAGTGTACTTTTGGACTTAGTTTAGCAGTTTTTTTACACACGCGGTTTCCACCGGTAACTGGGTGTCCTACTAGTCCGGTTACTAGTTATTTCCAATAGCTTTTAAAACCGGTTAGCTGAATTGGCCAGATTTACACCCCCATGAGCAACGGGATTGTTTCACTATTAAGGGGGAGATTCAACAAGTTGTATAAATATGTGGGAAAGC
Above is a genomic segment from Corylus avellana chromosome ca9, CavTom2PMs-1.0 containing:
- the LOC132161896 gene encoding small ribosomal subunit protein bTHXc: MASLVLGAPPMSSQSLTFSSRISFSKSESLGTSLSSSSPSSLSISAAPSTVPSVYCGRGDRKTARGKRFNHSFGNARPRNKNKGRGPPKAPVAPAPPKKDRFEDDQIIKIDIDESF